The Buchnera aphidicola (Takecallis arundicolens) genome has a window encoding:
- the alaS gene encoding alanine--tRNA ligase, translating into MKYTTKNIRNMFLNFFKKKKHKIICSGSLIPNKNSNLLFTNAGMNQFQDYFLGKKTYPFSKVATSQRCLRTGGKHNDLDQVGYSDYHNTFFEMLGNFSFGTYFKKESILYAWELLTDEKWFNIPKEKLFVTVYHQDYETYNIWNKIIKLSTDNIIKVYDKENKQYESDNFWQMGDTGPCGPCTEIFFKKKNHKNNIYNLDDKKQCVEIWNIVFIQFNKVDKHNVIPLNTISVDTGMGLERIASVLQNVESNYQTDIFKKIINYIRDTNSLITENTQSLHVIADHIRAAVFIIKEKIIPSNEGRGYILRRIIRRALCHGHKLNIKNHFLYKLVNIIIETNHNETKQLKDEKNYITQILKNEELQFQTTLNNGLNFLNKKIKKLKNNNINHELIFYLYDTLGFPIELTKDFCIDNNIQINQKKLDNFILNKNKNRKNQNKKNIINNIIYTNYTSKFCGYKKFEVTAVVKKIFINNQEKIKILKNETGIIILDKTPFFGESGGQIGDTGIISHNDIFHVQDTQNFMNTIGHIGTLSSGKIKINDTVLAKINTKKRLLIQNNHTTTHLLHTALKEILKYPIEQKGSFINEEYLRFDFSYPYTIKINEIYNIEHLINQNIQKNIIIKDQIIDFQQAKNEGYIFLENKIYPSKVRILSINNISKEICKGTHVQQTGEIGIVKIISYKSISSGIKRIEIMTGLQALQKIQTQEKNIKNIQNILQTHYTSLIPKIKKIITDHEKIKKENNYLNQIIIKYQEKKLIKKIKKIKTINFIMHEVNIKNIKSIKILINLLKKKIYPGIIILFYESHKKYIFVIGVTKNLTMYIKATNIIQIIHENTNSIGGGKSELAQCTSENIVNIIKIKENIQNWIKSKI; encoded by the coding sequence ATGAAATATACAACAAAAAACATTCGTAATATGTTTTTAAATTTTTTTAAAAAAAAAAAACATAAAATTATTTGTAGTGGTTCTTTAATTCCAAATAAAAATTCTAATTTATTATTTACTAATGCAGGAATGAATCAGTTTCAGGATTACTTTTTAGGAAAAAAAACATATCCATTTTCAAAAGTAGCAACTTCACAACGTTGCTTACGTACAGGAGGTAAACATAATGATCTTGATCAAGTAGGTTACAGTGATTATCATAATACTTTTTTTGAAATGTTAGGTAATTTTAGTTTTGGAACTTATTTTAAAAAAGAATCTATTTTATATGCGTGGGAATTGTTGACTGATGAAAAATGGTTTAATATTCCTAAAGAAAAATTATTTGTTACAGTATACCACCAAGATTATGAAACATATAATATATGGAATAAAATAATTAAATTATCAACAGATAATATTATTAAAGTTTATGACAAAGAAAATAAACAATATGAATCAGATAATTTTTGGCAAATGGGCGATACAGGACCATGTGGACCTTGTACTGAAATATTTTTTAAAAAAAAAAATCACAAAAATAATATATATAATTTAGACGATAAAAAACAATGTGTAGAAATTTGGAATATTGTCTTTATACAATTCAATAAAGTAGATAAACATAATGTAATACCTTTAAATACAATATCTGTAGATACTGGTATGGGTCTAGAAAGAATTGCATCTGTGTTACAAAATGTAGAATCAAACTATCAAACTGATATTTTTAAAAAAATAATAAATTATATTCGTGATACGAATAGTTTAATAACCGAAAATACTCAATCTTTACATGTAATTGCTGATCACATTCGAGCTGCTGTTTTTATTATTAAAGAAAAAATTATACCTTCTAATGAAGGAAGGGGGTATATCTTAAGAAGAATAATTCGTAGAGCATTATGTCATGGCCATAAGTTAAATATTAAGAATCACTTTTTATATAAATTAGTTAATATTATTATTGAAACTAATCATAATGAAACTAAACAATTAAAAGATGAAAAAAATTATATCACTCAAATATTAAAAAACGAAGAATTACAATTTCAAACAACATTAAATAACGGATTGAATTTTTTAAATAAAAAAATAAAAAAATTAAAAAATAATAATATAAACCACGAACTAATATTTTATTTATATGATACATTAGGTTTTCCAATTGAATTAACTAAAGATTTCTGTATAGACAATAATATACAAATTAACCAAAAAAAATTAGATAATTTTATATTAAATAAAAATAAAAACAGAAAAAATCAAAACAAAAAAAACATAATCAATAATATTATTTATACAAACTATACATCTAAATTTTGCGGTTACAAAAAATTTGAAGTTACTGCCGTTGTAAAAAAAATATTTATTAATAATCAAGAAAAAATAAAAATATTAAAAAATGAAACAGGGATAATCATTCTTGATAAAACACCATTTTTTGGAGAATCAGGTGGACAAATCGGTGATACTGGAATAATTAGTCATAATGATATATTTCATGTGCAAGATACACAAAATTTTATGAATACAATAGGACATATAGGAACACTATCTTCTGGAAAAATAAAAATTAATGATACTGTTCTTGCAAAAATAAACACAAAAAAAAGATTACTTATACAAAATAACCATACGACAACTCATTTATTACATACAGCCCTAAAAGAAATATTAAAATATCCAATTGAGCAAAAAGGTTCTTTTATTAATGAAGAGTATTTAAGATTTGATTTTTCATACCCATATACAATAAAAATAAATGAAATATACAATATAGAACATTTGATCAATCAAAATATTCAAAAAAATATAATTATTAAAGATCAAATAATAGATTTTCAACAAGCAAAAAATGAAGGTTACATATTTTTAGAAAATAAAATTTATCCATCTAAAGTACGTATATTATCAATTAATAATATTTCAAAAGAAATTTGTAAAGGTACTCATGTGCAACAAACTGGAGAGATAGGTATTGTAAAAATTATTTCATATAAAAGCATATCATCTGGAATTAAACGAATTGAAATAATGACTGGATTACAAGCATTACAAAAAATACAAACACAAGAAAAAAATATAAAAAATATACAAAACATCTTACAAACTCATTATACATCATTGATTCCAAAAATAAAAAAAATTATAACTGATCATGAAAAAATTAAAAAAGAAAATAATTATCTAAATCAAATTATTATTAAATATCAAGAAAAAAAACTAATAAAAAAAATTAAAAAAATTAAAACAATTAATTTTATTATGCATGAAGTAAATATTAAAAATATTAAATCAATAAAAATATTAATAAATTTATTAAAAAAAAAAATATATCCTGGAATTATTATTTTATTTTATGAAAGTCATAAAAAATATATTTTTGTTATTGGTGTTACTAAAAATCTTACAATGTACATAAAAGCTACAAATATTATTCAAATCATTCATGAAAATACAAACAGTATAGGTGGAGGTAAATCAGAATTAGCACAATGTACTAGTGAAAATATTGTTAATATTATAAAAATAAAAGAAAATATTCAAAACTGGATTAAATCTAAAATATAA
- the csrA gene encoding carbon storage regulator CsrA, producing MLILTRRVGETLIIGNEITITVLGVKGNQVRIGINAPKKISIHREEIYQKIQSKTLFYDFKLFKLY from the coding sequence ATGCTGATTTTAACTCGAAGAGTTGGAGAAACACTTATTATAGGTAATGAAATAACAATCACAGTATTAGGAGTTAAAGGTAATCAAGTCAGAATTGGTATTAACGCCCCAAAAAAAATTTCTATACATCGTGAAGAAATTTATCAAAAAATACAATCTAAAACTCTTTTTTATGATTTTAAATTATTTAAATTATATTAA